A region from the Nematostella vectensis chromosome 13, jaNemVect1.1, whole genome shotgun sequence genome encodes:
- the LOC5506859 gene encoding uncharacterized protein LOC5506859 isoform X2, producing the protein MLDNVCSKIHSEPANATRLINEINTREKCASGEIFCPVVGKCQSNTTACDIGMTLNLGRDSAQTPWGANCTNSTTEGFCAASMSCGAKNRTCTLQPLYDWTIASNNSVTLSGSSCNSGDTYCLATSSCKNSSQSCNVPLPQDSNNNASSLMEKLCESGHKFCPDRFLCIENNKNCSEFGSLPYDANTTDPGNGWLKMCKMRKYVCTLNLIGAAKCMPKVAHCLSSGNTTNNNSTSNNTSPGGGNTTNNNSTNNNTSPGGGGGGGGAVTPVGCPVNTRPCNLTARNESCIPMEQGCPETYLSPPCPPEVRKCVDLVEKRGLCSERHDVCDALTSGNSSRFQAQLSAVNMALCQGGDTFCPLVGQCISSADPCGLLTSGGNSSMVRLPWGGDCPTNQSYCPVLARCSATCSAQAIYDWSLVMSNESVGLNGEFCAAGQKYCFTQQSCISNVSQCNVPKSDLGFLCGSEDHYCDKESKCVSKSVNCTVFPSLNYTGVNDTNSGWEKACKLSLHICHRRMYAIKQCENTLKDCYVSKNLTRYVCGPGWKWCQILNKCINAIDGCCANGTNWCKEQNKCIPGGSKCILDPCKDIDCAAIDRRSQACGSLGDQICPIFANNWQNFTSAFYTLVNTEPCPVNENFCILSGNCEKSCTVDTPLKGLSNESVTPWGANCSSNERFCFASQRCQPRSDTCSFRSVYDWIQAKNRSVTPSGSSCPGGNKFCLTTYSCIPEASNCTANKTLFSALCGSRDMFCPSLFKCIRMNQACPDFPVGNYSGNDNGTGFLAFCQMRKYICPRLSYSRAKCAAYSRYAPCVQKNRCDAGFVLCNWTDTCIANGSSCSQCPAGQSFCEKTSPPSCIPASQYCLAPRECPPHQTICPELGGCINKTITCQPDIPASAIVYKTVWEFETIEAADASIFSSGTTIAILSVRSPNSTGALQCYNAGSWKNITGISAATAYVVAKTDKLRFMHTDPQFHGMVFLNYTVKAGTAGTKVDASSDARTADQVLVLPSLPRPDMPVLQKIGGRYNISEDDTKTEGVLVSNEMNLVERDVSTVSSIPTEDLPFIERATTNCYFEALKTLKSFQGKIVALSTRANSSQGGFEAKKKSWTKLSASFAKPEVVDPSDKIRFVPAVNWHGEQMIEFAGAVVRNNDVPVQTFDLPPRVEQFIAIRLIGKNASADVVSEFPKVMGLVKGRSTQANIVSAIDTLDVTLSAGAEKTALAALKTLIQAAFADVAAVDGLAPTVPLHAPVVIGTAPSEKIVMFTNTIAFRVTVNPVNDAPILTSYRAYLPPIGYNLTTTPNNGFTVNEVTTRIPIPYGTELPAFAARPDPLITDVDGYTAGIGIAYAPNTSLGRYEYRLSNSDPWTPVPIDNTLENGKLNGTARVLLLKPEASVRFQMHSDDFLWSNVEASEKAQVLFVAWDQTDNKTSGVHNFTFPPSESSSISKKFVMAFATRNGCDGKPGSRGRVDACGRCGGDGVWCRGCDNIPFSGAIKDHCGNCTGGTTNLTFNFRKDCAGTCGSAFTGPCGLCQSAGKFKNFTDCSGTCFGGATINRCGNCVGGNTGNPSNQGEDACGICGGDGSSCLDCAGQANGPSKVDICGSCLNPTSPSFNSACTKLSAVTPASGVDTGGTRITIKGAGLTRITSAACYFVNSTGDYATPAVTKTATELTFTMSAIEAGVYQVKCRFDGAATDYFTTTNFTAYDKSAMTISSITPARVIANSGALTVNITGTGFVDTGYIRCVSDVGFSSPATFISSTDVQCSFPNRQKSKAMKVSVSMGQQDTEILGNRFANFEFYVQGPMPVSAAFTNNLQAILVTMSKPSVSSSGEACTPLFTDTSSFGTQAKCVFRTPLKMFILLRGSPSLTPGNVIQFNASTLTVLREDVTVASTAITNLTVSGPAKTPPLSAILSGPNKVGVCGKIKLDASRSFGGGGRRLTFSWGVAWASDTPTPTSAANTDLARLQDMLQSETGARVTIRNSTNLLPNFKYEFRVSVSNFLGASSENATLVVTRENKQLPIIEVGHKVRQVKASRDVTLQAKAVLSPCLDPSVAASVLFSWEIDAVGIDLGVTDKPRLRIKQATLEGGKTYTLTVTAAMASDQTLSSTKSITLNVESSPLVARIRGGATKVVGATSTMTMDASPSIDPDKTSETAWYRWACFDSSENPCFRPDPVNAGRQIRVTFPTTAQVSFSVADYLSSNQQYKFKMTFNKGSRSDSTEMTVIVKAGDPPRVTIRPQTNSKENPSEVVKIKALVSSTLPSTNVTWESVEEDGFAYLDLSTAGTILTPLQFTFEKASGRAKATRGCALVIAKDKLSGGVQYKFRLTAKHRDSDAYGDAVIRTNAAPSQGTLTVSPSNGTSMETVFTVTAGEGWSDDADDLPLNYQFGYIDPRTNKEELQGMFGGSNQREIKFPPGDENNARSLTVFVNVKDQLGAVTRQTATITVMPVAVTTAILDNAKDDILKSFESADWNSALGNMGALLSAVPCGPVNDPVQAAAITSMKESFAGSTMNILESGGVTDDPAAKRTMYCSMGSITNCGKSMSSKVKLRAFRLIKGIECCSSGSRRKRRATGGSGSGETYTEQEAEQALSILSNLIDASSYDSASMTLKNDFRPVVDSSGVKVCRGVAVGMPAVMVNDQLVVLRVEKNSLANVDTQFTDIACNDCPDYLSNSAKVLLGASIKSAYASWDCNSGGDTCTGVCLDTSQFVYDILSTSVDNTSLTNVVDVKLFNPETYATVSVSSLATPMTYRLPLKTNVTVDTNSTYLACKRWSSGSWVTTGCVTTQTLVSDNGTDYVECNCTETGYIMAFTANEAPIVTTLAPSTTPPTTTTTTAPVATTIRRVRFALVGDYDTLVTPATENELKANISKALASTMGLPVSRIVNMTLSKGSIVVNFALVAPANETSTDLKTYADKLNTAITSSTFTVETSSGTLKADPASFSTTEGNEQPTAPAPPISPTESGLTETEKIIIGCVVGGVLLIVLIVVVVVCTKKKQSNRRSMKVSPESSRAQLREGENMEMDGRNNKVDGNYNEGVDA; encoded by the exons ATGCTCGACAATGTCTGCTCTAAGATACACAGCGAGCCGGCAAATGCCACGCGCCTGATCAATGAAATCAACACCAGAGAGAAATGCGCCAGCGGCGAGATATTTTGCCCAGTTGTGGGCAAATGTCAGTCAAATACCACAGCATGTGATATTGGTATGACGCTGAATTTGGGCAGAGATAG TGCTCAAACACCATGGGGAGCAAATTGCAcaaattctaccactgaaggGTTTTGTGCCGCGTCCATGTCATGTGGTGCTAAGAATCGCACGTGCACGCTCCAACCTCTCTACGACTGGACAATCGCAAGCAATAACAGCGTCACGCTGAGCGGATCTTCGTGCAACTCAGGAGATACCTATTGCCTGGCCACGAGCTCCTGCAAAAATTCCAGCCAGTCCTGCAACGTACCATTGCCTCAGGATAGTAACAACAATGCGTCATCACTGATGGAGAAACTTTGCGAGTCAGGCCACAAGTTCTGTCCAGATAGATTCTTGTGTATTGAGAACAACAAGAATTGCTCCGAGTTCGGCTCCCTGCCTTATGATGCGAACACCACCGACCCAGGGAATG GCTGGCTTAAAATGTGCAAGATGCGCAAGTATGTGTGCACCCTCAATCTAATCGGCGCGGCAAAGTGTATGCCGAAGGTCGCGCACTGCTTGAGTTCCGGCAACACGACAAATAATAACTCCACAAGTAATAACACGTCTCCTGGTGGGGGCAATACGACAAATAATAACTCCACAAATAATAACACGTCTCCTGGTGGGGGAGGTGGCGGAGGTGGAGCCGTGACACCAGTAGGCTGCCCGGTCAATACACGTCCATGTAACCTAACGGCCAGAAATGAGAG CTGCATCCCCATGGAGCAAGGGTGTCCTGAGACATATCTATCCCCTCCCTGCCCCCCTGAGGTCAGAAAATGCGTCGACCTTGTCGAAAAGAGGGGCCTGTGCTCTGAACGCCACGATGTCTGCGATGCCTTGACCAGCGGAAACAGCAGTCGATTCCAAGCGCAACTGAGCGCTGTCAACATGGCTCTGTGCCAAGGTGGCGACACGTTTTGTCCACTTGTCGGTCAATGTATCAGCTCTGCGGATCCATGTGGGTTGTTAACAAGTGGTGGGAACAGCTCGATGGTGAGACTGCCTTGGGGTGGGGACTGCCCCACCAACCAATCATACTGCCCCGTCTTAGCTCGCTGCTCTGCGACCTGCTCTGCTCAAGCCATCTACGACTGGTCACTTGTGATGTCCAATGAGTCAGTGGGGCTCAATGGAGAGTTTTGCGCAGCGGGCCAAAAGTACTGCTTCACTCAGCAATCTTGTATCTccaatgtctctcaatgcaatGTTCCTAAGTCTGacttgggattcctgtgcgGTAGCGAGGACCATTACTGTGACAAGGAGAGTAAGTGCGTCAGCAAGAGTGTTAACTGCACAGTCTTCCCGTCGCTAAACTATACTGGCGTCAACGATACAAATTCAG GATGGGAAAAAGCTTGCAAACTGTCTTTACATATCTGTCATCGACGCATGTACGCTATAAAGCAATGTGAAAACACACTCAAAGACTGCTACGTGAGCAAGAACCTGACCAGATACGTGTGCGGCCCGGGCTGGAAATGGTGCCAGATCCTTAACAA ATGTATCAATGCTATTGATGGTTGCTGTGCTAACGGTACTAACTGGTGCAaagaacaaaacaa GTGTATCCCTGGTGGATCTAAGTGCATCCTCGACCCTTGTAAAGACATCGACTGCGCAGCAATCGACAGACGTTCACAGGCCTGTGGAAGCCTTGGGGATCAGATCTGTCCAATATTCGCCAACAACTGGCAGAACTTCACTTCAGCATTCTACACCCTTGTAAATACCGAGCCCTGCCCTGTTAACGAAAACTTTTGCATCCTCTCTGGAAACTGTGAAAAGAGCTGTACTGTGGACACACCCCTGAAGGGGCTCTCAAATGAATCCGTCACTCCATGGGGGGCCAACTGCTCCTCCAACGAGCGGTTCTGCTTTGCCAGTCAGCGCTGTCAACCAAGGTCGGACACTTGCTCTTTCAGGAGCGTGTATGACTGGATTCAGGCCAAGAACAGGAGTGTGACTCCGTCAGGTTCCAGTTGCCCTGGAGGAAACAAGTTCTGCCTGACAACCTATAGCTGTATTCCAGAGGCTAGTAACTGCACCGCGAACAAGACCTTGTTTAGCGCCCTTTGTGGATCGAGGGACATGTTCTGCCCGAGCCTGTTCAAGTGCATTCGTATGAATCAGGCTTGTCCTGATTTTCCTGTTGGCAATTACTCTGGCAATGACAACGGAACAG GATTTCTGGCATTTTGCCAAATGAGAAAGTATATCTGTCCACGGTTGTCGTACTCGAGGGCTAAATGCGCCGCGTATAGCAGATATGCTCCTTGTGTTCAAAAGAACCGCTGTGACGCTGGCTTTGTGCTCTGCAATTGGAC CGATACTTGCATCGCTAATGGTAGCTCCTGCTCACAATGTCCAGCCGGTCAGTCCTTTTGCGAAAAGACCTCACCGCCTTCATGTATCCCAGCGTCTCAGTATTGCCTAGCTCCCAGAGAATGTCCACCCC ATCAAACAATATGCCCCGAACTTGGCGGCTGCATCAACAAAACAATCACATGCCAGCCTGACATTCCAGCCAGTGCAATTGTTTATAAAACCGTCTGGGAGTTCGAGACGATCGAAGCCGCCGATGCCAGCATCTTTTCTTCTGGCACCACAATCGCCATCCTCAGCGTTAGAAGTCCCAACAGTACCGGGGCTCTACAGTGCTACAATGCCGGTAGCTGGAAGAACATCACTGGAATTAGCGCAGCAACTGCTTATGTCGTCGCAAAGACCGACAAACTAAG GTTTATGCACACCGACCCTCAGTTCCATGGAATGGTGTTCCTGAACTATACTGTCAAAGCTGGTACCGCGGGCACTAAAGTTGACGCATCCTCCGACGCGCGTACCGCTGACCAGGTGCTGGTATTACCGTCGTTGCCACGCCCTGACATGCCGGTGCTCCAAAAGATTGGTGGCCGTTATAACATCTCTGAAGATGACACCAAAACGGAAGGAGTGTTAGTTTCTAATGAAATGAATCTGGTTGAACGAGATGTTAGCACCGTTAGTTCTATTCCTACGGAGGATCTCCCATTCATCGAGAGAGCCACAACCAATTGTTATTTCGAGGCATTGAAAACTCTCAAAAGCTTCCAGGGAAAGATTGTTGCGCTCAGTACAAGAGCCAACTCTTCTCAAG GGGGCTTTGAGGCCAAAAAGAAAAGCTGGACTAAGTTATCTGCATCGTTTGCAAAACCCGAAGTGGTTGATCCATCCGACAAAATTCGTTTTGTCCCTGCTGTCAATTGGCACGGAGAACAGATGATCGAGTTTGCGGGCGCCGTAGTCCGCAATAACGACGTTCCAGTACAGACTTTTGATCTCCCTCCCAGAGTCGAGCAGTTCATTGCTATT AGACTCATCGGCAAAAATGCAAGCGCAGATGTTGTCTCGGAATTTCCTAAGGTGATGGGTCTCGTCAAAGGTAGATCGACCCAAGCTAACATTGTGAGCGCTATCGACACCTTGGATGTCACATTGTCTGCCGGCGCAGAGAAGACGGCTTTGGCAGCTTTGAAGACTCTTATACAAGCGGCATTCGCAGACG TTGCTGCAGTTGATGGTTTAGCACCG ACCGTCCCCTTGCACGCTCCGGTCGTCATCGGCACGGCTCCGTCAGAGAAAATCGTCATGTTCACCAACACGATTGCGTTCCGCGTCACCGTCAATCCTGTTAACGACGCGCCAATACTGACATCATACCGCGCTTACTTACCACCGATTGGGTACAACCTAACGACCACGCCCAACAATGGTTTTACCGTTAACGAAGTAACCACTAGGATTCCCATCCCGTACGGTACAGAACTCCCCGCTTTCGCTGCCCGCCCAGATCCCCTCATCACTGATGTAGATGGCTACACCGCTGGTATTGGTATCGCTTATGCCCCCAACACGAGCTTGGGCCGTTACGAGTACCGACTCTCTAATAGCGATCCATGGACTCCTGTGCCTATCGATAACACCCTGGAAAACGGGAAGCTGAATGGAACCGCCAGGGTCCTACTCCTGAAACCAGAAGCCAG CGTGCGCTTTCAGATGCACAGTGATGACTTCTTGTGGAGTAACGTGGAAGCCTCAGAGAAGGCTCAGGTTCTATTTGTCGCATGGGACCAAACAGATAACAAGACCAGTGGCGTTCACAACTTCACTTTCCCACCCAGCGAAAGTAGCTCCATTAGTAAGAAGTTCGTAATGGCTTTTGCCACTAGGAATGGATGTGACGGTAAACCAGGTTCTCGAGGGAGAGTTGATGCCTGTGGTAGGTGCGGCGGCGACGGGGTTTGGTGCCGTGGCTGCGATAACATTCCATTCTCTGGAGCTATTAAAG ATCACTGCGGGAACTGCACTGGAGGCACGACAAATTTAACTTTCAACTTCAGAAAGGATTGTGCTGGAACCTGTGGTTCTGCTTTCACGGGCCCTTGCGGTCTATGTCAATCGGCTggaaaatttaaaaactttACTGACTGCTCTGGGACGTGCTTCGGTGGCGCCACGATTAACAG GTGCGGAAACTGCGTCGGAGGCAATACAGGAAATCCTTCGAATCAGGGAGAGGACGCGTGTGGTATTTGTGGTGGAGATGGCTCAAGTTGCCTCGACTGCGCTGGCCAAGCCAATGGTCCCAGTAAAGTTGACATTTGCGGCAGCTGCTTAAATCCAACCAGCCCTTCATTCAACTCTGCTTGCACGAAGCTGTCAGCCGTGACCCCAGCAAGCGGTGTCGACACTGGAGGGACCAGGATCACTATCAAAGGGGCAGGCCTTACGCGGATTACCTCGGCTGCCTGTTACTTCGTCAATAGCACTGGAGA CTATGCCACACCGGCCGTCACTAAAACGGCCACAGAACTGACGTTCACCATGAGCGCAATCGAGGCCGGAGTCTACCAAGTGAAGTGCAGATTTGATGGGGCCGCCACAGACTACTTCACTACCACCAACTTCACCGCGTACGATAAGAGCGCTATGACAATATCATCAATCACTCCAGCAAGGGTCATAGCCAACAGCGGAGCCTTAACTGTCAATATCACAGGGACTGGCTTCGTCGACACGGGGTATATCCGATGTGTGAGTGACGTTGGTTTTAGCTCCCCTGCTACCTTTATTAGTTCCACTGATGTCCAGTGCTCATTTCCGAACCGTCAGAAGTCCAAGGCCATGAAAGTGTCCGTATCAATGGGGCAGCAAGACACAGAGATCCTTGGTAACCGCTTTGCGAATTTCGAGTTCTACGTGCAAGGACCTATGCCCGTCAGCGCCGCGTTTACTAATAATCTCCAGGCAATCCTGGTCACCATGAGCAAGCCCTCGGTGTCTAGTTCTGGTGAAGCTTGCACCCCGTTATTTACAGACACATCCTCGTTTGGAACACAAGCGAAATGTGTGTTCCGTACGCCTTTGAAGATGTTCATACTTCTGCGAGGTTCGCCTTCTCTGACGCCTGGAAATGTCATTCAATTCAACGCTTCAACATTAACAGTGCTAAGGGAGGACGTTACTGTGGCTTCAACTGCCATAACAAACCTGACAGTTAGCGGTCCTGCCAAAACCCCACCTCTTTCCGCCATCTTATCGGGACCGAACAAAGTCG GTGTGTGCGGAAAGATCAAGCTAGACGCCTCTCGCTCATTCGGTGGCGGAGGACGCAGACTGACTTTCTCGTGGGGAGTGGCCTGGGCCTCTGACACTCCCACACCGACCTCGGCCGCCAACACTGATCTGGCCCGCCTACAAGATATGCTTCAGTCGGAGACAGGAGCCAGGGTGACCATCAGGAACAGCACTAACCTCCTCCCTAACTTTAAGTATGAGTTCCGTGTTTCCGTGTCCAATTTCCTGGGTGCATCAAGCGAGAACGCCACTCTTGTTGTTACTCGTGAAAACAAGCAGTTGCCAATCATCGAGGTCGGGCACAAGGTTCGCCAGGTCAAGGCCTCGCGGGATGTTACACTGCAAG CCAAGGCGGTCCTTTCACCATGCTTGGATCCCTCAGTTGCTGCATCAGTCTTGTTCTCTTGGGAAATCGACGCCGTCGGGATTGATCTTGGTGTTACTGATAAACCACGCCTTAGAATCAAGCAGGCCACCCTAGAAGGTGGAAAG ACATACACCCTGACAGTCACCGCAGCAATGGCATCGGACCAGACGCTCTCTTCGACTAAGAGCATCACCCTGAACGTGGAAAGCTCCCCATTGGTTGCACGTATCAGGGGCGGAGCTACAAAGGTGGTTGGTGCCACATCTACCATGACGATGGACGCATCTCCGTCCATTGACCCGGACAAGACAAGCGAGACTGCTTGGTATCGATGGGCGTGCTTTGACAGCTCAGAGAATCCATGCTTCAGGCCTGACCCAGTTAACGCTGGAAGACAGATAAGGGTCACCTTCCCGACTACGGCCCAAGTGTCTTTTAGCGTAGCGGATTACCTCAGCTCCAACCAACAGTACAAGTTCAAGATGACATTTAACAAAGGGTCGCGGTCGGATTCCACAGAAATGACCGTTATCGTCAAGGCAGGTGATCCACCTCGAGTCACCATCCGCCCTCAGACAAACAGCAAAGAAAACCCAAGCGAAGTTGTCAAGATTAAGGCATTGGTCAGCTCAACATTACCCTCCACTAACGTGACTTGGGAGAGCGTTGAAGAAGACGGTTTTGCTTACCTCGATCTATCAACCGCTGGAACTATACTTACTCCGCTACAGTTTACCTTCGAGAAGGCTTCTGGACGGGCCAAGGCAACCCGCGGATGTGCGTTGGTTATTGCCAAAGACAAGTTGTCGGGTGGCGTGCAGTATAAGTTCCGTTTGACTGCTAAGCATCGTGACTCTGACGCTTATGGCGATGCAGTGATCAGAACGAACGCAGCCCCCTCACAGG GTACATTGACCGTAAGCCCATCTAATGGTACTTCTATGGAGACCGTCTTCACCGTAACAgctggggaggggtggtctgATGATGCCGATGACTTGCCTCTCAACTACCAGTTTGGTTACATTGATCCTAGGACCAATAAAGAAGAGTTACAAGGGATGTTTGGAGGATCGAACCAGAGGGAAATCAAGTTTCCTCCAG GTGATGAGAATAACGCCAGAAGCCTCACAGTATTCGTGAACGTGAAAGACCAGCTGGGCGCCGTGACGCGTCAGACAGCCACCATCACTGTGATGCCTGTCGCGGTCACTACCGCCATCCTAGACAACGCAAAGGACGACATTTTGAAGAGCTTTGAATCTGCAGACTGGAACTCTGCTTTAG gAAACATGGGAGCATTGTTGTCCGCCGTCCCGTGCGGGCCTGTTAACGACCCCGTCCAGGCTGCCGCTATCACGTCAATGAAGGAATCATTTGCTGGAAGT ACCATGAACATCCTCGAGTCAGGAGGCGTCACTGATGACCCAGCTGCCAAGCGCACGATGTATTGCTCGATGGGGTCCATCACTAATTGTGGCAAGTCAATGTCGTCTAAAGTCAAGTTAAGAGCCTTTAGACTAATCAAGGGCATAGAATGTTGCTCATCTGGGTCAAGGCGTAAGAGGCGTGCCACGGGGGGTTCTGGATCGGGCGAGACCTACACAGAGCAAGAG GCGGAACAAGCTTTGTCAATCCTGAGTAACCTGATCGATGCCAGCTCCTACGACTCCGCCTCCATGACTCTGAAGAACGACTTCCGCCCTGTCGTGGACTCCTCCGGTGTCAAGGTTTGCCGAGGGGTAGCTGTCGGCATGCCCGCTGTTATGGTCAACGATCAACTCGTAGTGCTTCGTGTTGAGAAGAATTCCCTGGCCAATGTTGACACCCAGTTTACGGATATTGCCTGTAATGACTGCCCGGATTATCTCAGTAACAGCGCGAAGGTTCTGCTTGGTGCGTCCATCAAGTCCGCGTACGCTTCCTGGGATTGTAACTCTGGTGGTGACACTTGTACTGGTGTATGTTTGGACACGTCACAG TTTGTATACGacatccttagcacatcagtGGATAACACATCGCTTACGAATGTCGTCGACGTCAAGCTTTTCAACCCGGAAACTTACGCCACTGTGTCCGTCAGCTCGTTGGCCACACCGATGACTTATCGATTGCCGCTCAAGACTAATGTC